In Manis pentadactyla isolate mManPen7 chromosome 11, mManPen7.hap1, whole genome shotgun sequence, one DNA window encodes the following:
- the SSTR1 gene encoding somatostatin receptor type 1 isoform X2, translating to MEEPGRNASQNGTLSEGQGSAILISFIYSVVCLVGLCGNSMVIYVILRYAKMKTATNIYILNLAIADELLMLSVPFLVTSTLLRHWPFGALLCRLVLSVDAVNMFTSIYCLTVLSVDRYVAVVHPIKAARYRRPTVAKVVNLGVWVLSLLVILPIVVFSRTAANSDGTVACNMLMPEPAQRWLVGFVLYTFLMGFLLPVGAICLCYVLIIAKMRMVALKAGWQQRKRSERKITLMVMMVVMVFVICWMPFYVVQLVNVFAEQDDATVSQLSVILGYANSCANPILYGFLSDNFKRSFQRILCLSWMDNAAEEPVDYYATALKSRAYSVEDFQPENLESGGMFRNGTCTSRITTL from the coding sequence ATGGAGGAGCCAGGGCGCAATGCGTCCCAGAATGGGACCTTGAGCGAGGGCCAGGGCAGCGCCATCCTCATCTCTTTCATTTATTCCGTGGTGTGCCTGGTGGGGTTGTGTGGGAACTCCATGGTCATCTATGTGATCCTGCGCTACGCCAAGATGAAGACGGCCACCAACATCTATATCCTCAACCTGGCCATCGCCGATGAGCTGCTCATGCTCAGCGTGCCCTTCCTCGTCACCTCCACGTTACTTCGCCACTGGCCCTTCGGCGCGCTGCTCTGCCGCCTCGTGCTCAGCGTGGACGCAGTCAACATGTTCACCAGCATCTACTGTCTGACGGTGCTGAGCGTGGACCGCTACGTGGCTGTGGTGCACCCCATCAAGGCAGCACGCTACCGCCGGCCCACCGTAGCCAAGGTGGTGAATCTGGGCGTATGGGTGCTATCGCTGCTTGTCATTCTGCCCATCGTGGTCTTCTCGCGCACGGCGGCCAACAGTGACGGCACGGTGGCCTGCAACATGCTCATGCCCGAGCCTGCCCAGCGCTGGCTGGTGGGCTTTGTGTTGTACACATTTCTCATGGGCTTCCTTCTGCCTGTCGGGGCCATCTGTTTGTGCTACGTGCTCATCATTGCCAAAATGCGCATGGTGGCCCTCAAGGCCGGCTGGCAGCAGCGCAAGCGCTCGGAGCGCAAGATCACcctgatggtgatgatggtggtgatggtgtttGTCATCTGCTGGATGCCTTTCTATGTGGTGCAGCTGGTCAACGTGTTCGCAGAGCAGGACGACGCCACGGTGAGCCAGCTGTCGGTCATACTTGGCTACGCCAACAGCTGCGCCAATCCCATTCTCTACGGCTTCCTTTCGGACAACTTCAAGCGCTCTTTCCAGCGCATCCTGTGCCTCAGTTGGATGGACAATGCTGCGGAGGAGCCGGTCGACTACTATGCCACCGCCCTCAAAAGCCGCGCCTACAGTGTGGAGGACTTCCAGCCCGAGAATCTGGAGTCTGGCGGCATGTTCCGTAATGGCACTTGCACGTCCAGGATCACGACTCTTTGA
- the SSTR1 gene encoding somatostatin receptor type 1 isoform X1, giving the protein MFPNGTASSPSSPSPSPGSCGEGGSRGAGAGAADGMEEPGRNASQNGTLSEGQGSAILISFIYSVVCLVGLCGNSMVIYVILRYAKMKTATNIYILNLAIADELLMLSVPFLVTSTLLRHWPFGALLCRLVLSVDAVNMFTSIYCLTVLSVDRYVAVVHPIKAARYRRPTVAKVVNLGVWVLSLLVILPIVVFSRTAANSDGTVACNMLMPEPAQRWLVGFVLYTFLMGFLLPVGAICLCYVLIIAKMRMVALKAGWQQRKRSERKITLMVMMVVMVFVICWMPFYVVQLVNVFAEQDDATVSQLSVILGYANSCANPILYGFLSDNFKRSFQRILCLSWMDNAAEEPVDYYATALKSRAYSVEDFQPENLESGGMFRNGTCTSRITTL; this is encoded by the coding sequence ATGTTCCCCAATGGCACCGCCTCCTCTCCTTCTTCTCCTAGCCCCAGCCCAGGCAGCTGCGGCGAAGGCGGCAGCAGGGGCGCCGGGGCCGGAGCCGCGGACGGCATGGAGGAGCCAGGGCGCAATGCGTCCCAGAATGGGACCTTGAGCGAGGGCCAGGGCAGCGCCATCCTCATCTCTTTCATTTATTCCGTGGTGTGCCTGGTGGGGTTGTGTGGGAACTCCATGGTCATCTATGTGATCCTGCGCTACGCCAAGATGAAGACGGCCACCAACATCTATATCCTCAACCTGGCCATCGCCGATGAGCTGCTCATGCTCAGCGTGCCCTTCCTCGTCACCTCCACGTTACTTCGCCACTGGCCCTTCGGCGCGCTGCTCTGCCGCCTCGTGCTCAGCGTGGACGCAGTCAACATGTTCACCAGCATCTACTGTCTGACGGTGCTGAGCGTGGACCGCTACGTGGCTGTGGTGCACCCCATCAAGGCAGCACGCTACCGCCGGCCCACCGTAGCCAAGGTGGTGAATCTGGGCGTATGGGTGCTATCGCTGCTTGTCATTCTGCCCATCGTGGTCTTCTCGCGCACGGCGGCCAACAGTGACGGCACGGTGGCCTGCAACATGCTCATGCCCGAGCCTGCCCAGCGCTGGCTGGTGGGCTTTGTGTTGTACACATTTCTCATGGGCTTCCTTCTGCCTGTCGGGGCCATCTGTTTGTGCTACGTGCTCATCATTGCCAAAATGCGCATGGTGGCCCTCAAGGCCGGCTGGCAGCAGCGCAAGCGCTCGGAGCGCAAGATCACcctgatggtgatgatggtggtgatggtgtttGTCATCTGCTGGATGCCTTTCTATGTGGTGCAGCTGGTCAACGTGTTCGCAGAGCAGGACGACGCCACGGTGAGCCAGCTGTCGGTCATACTTGGCTACGCCAACAGCTGCGCCAATCCCATTCTCTACGGCTTCCTTTCGGACAACTTCAAGCGCTCTTTCCAGCGCATCCTGTGCCTCAGTTGGATGGACAATGCTGCGGAGGAGCCGGTCGACTACTATGCCACCGCCCTCAAAAGCCGCGCCTACAGTGTGGAGGACTTCCAGCCCGAGAATCTGGAGTCTGGCGGCATGTTCCGTAATGGCACTTGCACGTCCAGGATCACGACTCTTTGA